The following proteins come from a genomic window of Macadamia integrifolia cultivar HAES 741 chromosome 14, SCU_Mint_v3, whole genome shotgun sequence:
- the LOC122060873 gene encoding E3 ubiquitin-protein ligase UPL5-like, producing MSFRENSIDCFHQRLDRISSKRKLDDYGPSDDDLSDLLRRMKRDEPDAVNSSAGGDARLGHTSTSVGADESDFKTRVSDVRSVSCSGSTDGGVASSCSRLQFFVRSISGGNTIVIHAGPDDSVKSVHEQIRKITGIPIIEQRLIYRGKQLQWEQSLAQCCIQNDAGLQLVGRMRSTEYPRTWQVVNDLVSSICRLCREEALQPPRSYRYVRARVEEFLRMTPKDDSEMASGHIQIFKSAGAATALVMLFLSPVKGNKQCAEDSIRLFLTQDNELLPKTVQAHCASIVLEFCKLLSRTSREDPLYISCRNTLGSLLETFAGAHESRYFGNEKASVIIREFYPFVRELANRLSACLEVGMNSPQCVGLSVSDVRDFSAFLLPLRRAIEDQLVGDGPVRITLLEGGDKSPFCGGEIELLHNIFLELLEKIDQCLIKVEGFLAEKVTGENEGRQLVWSQYLAILKELNSISKLYHGAEDKLQSVMRARRTPLNALIRYTRRSDEHRWFLEHKDVTDFESRRHLTMMMFPEVKDEYEELHEMLIDRAQLLAESYEYIYTADAEALHGGLFMEFKNEEATGPGVLREWFCLVCQALFNPQNALFLACPNDGRRFFPNPGELILNVLLLVFSSQVLIAFIVFISQKFFLKKLFVFMQEYVALITILVYLNI from the coding sequence ATGTCTTTCAGAGAAAATTCTATTGATTGCTTCCATCAACGTCTCGATCGGATCTCTTCTAAGAGGAAGTTGGATGATTATGGGCCCTCTGACGATGATTTATCCGATTTATTGAGAAGGATGAAGAGGGATGAACCTGACGCTGTCAATTCGTCTGCTGGAGGGGACGCTAGGTTAGGGCACACCAGTACTAGTGTCGGTGCAGATGAATCCGATTTTAAAACCAGGGTTTCCGATGTTCGATCGGTTTCTTGTAGTGGCTCCACCGATGGAGGCGTCGCCAGCTCGTGTTCAAGATTGCAGTTCTTTGTTCGTTCCATCTCTGGTGGTAATACCATTGTTATTCACGCCGGCCCTGATGATTCTGTTAAATCTGTTCATGAACAGATTCGAAAGATCACCGGGATTCCCATAATCGAGCAACGTTTGATATACCGGGGCAAGCAGTTGCAGTGGGAACAGTCGCTTGCCCAGTGTTGTATCCAGAATGATGCTGGTCTTCAGCTCGTTGGACGGATGAGGAGCACGGAGTATCCTCGTACTTGGCAGGTTGTCAACGATTTGGTATCCTCCATATGTCGACTCTGTAGGGAGGAGGCACTCCAGCCACCCCGTTCCTATAGATACGTCAGAGCCCGTGTGGAGGAGTTCTTGAGGATGACTCCCAAGGACGATTCTGAGATGGCATCTGGGCATATCCAGATCTTCAAGTCCGCTGGTGCCGCCACTGCTCTCGTTATGCTCTTCCTTTCTCCCGTTAAAGGGAACAAGCAATGTGCGGAGGATTCAATTCGGCTTTTCCTCACACAGGATAACGAATTACTACCAAAAACCGTGCAGGCTCACTGTGCTTCCATTGTGCTGGAATTCTGTAAGTTGCTCTCGAGAACTTCTCGTGAGGATCCATTGTACATATCATGTCGAAACACTTTAGGTTCATTGTTGGAAACCTTTGCGGGGGCACACGAGTCGAGATATTTTGGAAACGAGAAGGCTTCGGTTATAATCCGAGAGTTTTACCCATTTGTACGTGAGTTGGCAAACCGACTCTCTGCGTGTTTAGAGGTGGGTATGAACTCGCCGCAGTGCGTTGGGTTATCCGTAAGTGACGTTCGTGATTTCTCTGCGTTCTTGTTGCCTTTAAGAAGAGCAATTGAAGACCAGTTGGTCGGGGATGGTCCCGTGCGTATTACTTTGCTTGAGGGTGGTGATAAAAGTCCATTCTGTGGGGGTGAGATCGAATTACTCCATAATATTTTCCTTGAGTTGCTGGAAAAAATTGATCAATGCTTAATTAAAGTGGAGGGTTTTCTCGCTGAAAAAGTAACTGGAGAAAATGAAGGCCGCCAACTTGTGTGGTCTCAATATCTTGCTATTTTGAAGGAATTGAATAGCATTTCCAAACTTTATCACGGCGCTGAAGACAAGCTTCAATCGGTTATGAGGGCTAGGCGAACTCCATTGAATGCACTTATTAGATACACAAGGCGAAGTGATGAGCACCGCTGGTTTCTTGAGCATAAAGATGTGACTGATTTTGAATCTAGGAGGCATTTGACAATGATGATGTTTCCTGAGGTGAAGGATGAATATGAAGAACTCCATGAGATGCTCATTGACAGGGCTCAATTACTGGCTGAATCATATGAGTATATCTATACCGCCGATGCTGAAGCATTGCATGGTGGCCTTTTCATGGAGTTCAAAAATGAAGAAGCTACAGGTCCCGGTGTCTTGAGAGAATGGTTCTGCTTGGTGTGCCAAGCATTATTCAATCCTCAAAATGCCCTTTTCCTAGCATGTCCAAATGATGGCAGAAGATTCTTTCCTAATCCTGGTGAGCTTATCCTGAATGTGCTTTTGTTAgttttttcttctcaagtttTGATTGCCTTTATTGTCTTTATTAGTCAAaagtttttcttaaaaaaacttTTTGTATTTATGCAAGAATATGTTGCTCTAATCACTATTTTAGTCTATTTGAATATTTGA